The genomic DNA ACCCCCCATGTGCACTGGACCAACGGAAATCAGAGACACCTTCAAGTACATCAATACAGTGGTCTCCTGCTTGGTGTTTGTTGTGGGTATTATTGGTAATTCTACTCTGCTAAGAATCATCTACAAGAATAAGTGCATGCGTAACGGGCCGAACATCCTGATTGGCAGCCTGGCACTCGGAGACCTGCTGCACATCATCATCGGTATTCCCATTAATGTTTACAAGGTGAGCTATAACATATATGTTTAGAGTGATCTTTTTAGCAGATTAACAACAGTTTCCAGTCAATTCAAAACTCCCTtagcttttcagtgtttttttgttgcactcTTTTTGGTCATAATACCCCCTTACAGTTTATTACAATTACAATCTTTTTCAGGTCATATGCAAATATTTTGCTGCATAGTTGACTAAATCcgttacacacacaccctttcctaacatacgcacacacaagcatgcacatacacactcttgaAAAGGAGCTTCCAAGTAGTTCTTACATGTTATTACTTTACTGGATTCTGAGCCCCTCAATATCCCCTTGTGTCTCTGGCATGTTATTATCTGttgggctctgtgtgtgtgtgagtgtgtgtgtgtgagagagagagagagagagagagagagagagagagagaaggggccAAAGTATCTGTATATTTGGGTAAGGGGGCAAGCATGTCAAAACAACTGGACACAGTTGCATAccagagcagagacaggagagacaggGTGGTATGAGGAGATCCAGGGCCACATATGATTCCAATTGATCTGCACTCACATTCCAGACATGAAGTCCCATATTGTACAGGTTTAGCAGAGTTTTGTTGTTCTCCAAGAGCTACTGTGCCTCTCTGGGTTATGGTGCCTTGAGGTCAAAAAGAGGCCTCACTTTGTTTccaagaaaagagcaaaaacattaaacctgacaaggagaaaaaaaaaaaaagctctggaTGTTCACAGAAACCAATAAGTTCAGGTTCACGCATATCTGGTCAACGTTGGATGCCTGAGACTGggagaaaacaacaatttgcttTACTCCTTCTCATGGTTTAACTCAGACAtcaacactctctctctctctctctctctctctctctgtctctctccagctcctggcGGAGGACTGGCCTTTCGGGGTGACTCTGTGCAAACTGGTGCCGTTTGTCCAGAAAGCCTCGGTGGGGATCACAGTGCTGAGCCTGTGCGCTTTGAGTATTGACAGGTAAACACGGCCACAACAAATGGAGAACCCAAACTCTCCCTTCCTATCACATTAGCTCCTATCTTCCTAACACTACGTCAACAGTCCgaaatgacagaaacattgTCAGAGCAATGACTTTTGACCTCCTTGCAACAAGAATGCACGTTTCAGTTTTGTCAGTTGGGATGAGAGAGGGACACGTGATACTCAATATCTCAGAATTATTAATCCTGTTAAGGTTTTTGACACTTAGCCAGACAGCACCGTTAAACTTCCActaaaagatgacatttttaaaagaatactgtaacattttggaaaatacacttatttgctttcttgctgagagttagatgataagattgataccactctcatgtctgtatggtaaatatgaagctacggccaggagacggttagcttagcttagcacaaagacaggaagtagGGCAAAACAGCTTGCCTGGTTCGGTCCAAAAGTAAAATATCACATTAATTCACacattgtatcttgtttgtttaattggtACAAAAACCAGAAAGTAAAAACAGCacattggtgagctttagaggtgctggttagCTCATTTAAGCTAACTGGCTGAAGGCTCTAGACACATTTGCAGTACAAACAGGACAGTAGTATCAACCTTCTCagctaactctcagcaaaacgtcaaactattcctttaactaaTGTTTACTTGTTGGTTAGCTGACTGCACATGTTGGACCTTCCAGGTATCGTGCCGTGGCCTCGTGGAGCCGTATCAAAGGCATCGGCGTTCCAAAATGGATGGCTATCGAGATAGCGCTCATCTGGATATTATCCATCATGCTGGCTGTACCAGAGGCCATAGCCTTCGACATGATCACCATGGACTACAAAGGAGAACACTTGAGGATCTGTTTGCTGCATCCCATACAGAAACCTGGCTTTATGAGGGTGAGCTGTGAATTATATGCCTCTGAAgttctgtgtgtcagtggggaGACAAATGCGTGTTGACACAGCTGTGCACTCTGCGAacttgcacatgcacatatactgacacatacaaacacatacagacacacacggaGATGCAGATGTGCATATTGGCACACATCCTGACTCTTACAGGAGTATATGTGCATACTTAACATAAGAGTGTCCTCACAGTCATACTGTGAAAGCTTCCTGGCTAGATAAGGGTTAGACAGAGTTTACAGACAATGAAAAAGAGGGTATATCACAGGAGTTATCGCTCTCTGGGCTGACAGAATATGATGCAGCGTCTGCCtgcgtgtgtatatgtgtgtgtgtgttcatgtgtcttCCATCAACcttaaaataacaacaatgaacAGTTTAATTCCACTAAGGTCCtttgatgaattgatttttaaatgcaaGTCAACAAGTCTGAATTTGAGACACACCCTTGAGTCCCTCACTCCGGTCCGGGTCAGACCGGGGATACGTTCCAATAAATTTACTTTTGACATGTTTCACCTTTAACCCTTAAACTCTCTCGTACAGATGTTTGTGCATAATCCGGTACTCTTCtcccatttttctctgtttagtTTTATAAATCGGCGAAGGACTGGTGGCTGTTCAGTGTATATTTCTGCCTGCCGTTGGCCTGCACTGCTATTTTCTACACCCTGATGACCTGTGAgatgctgaggaagaagaacGGTGTCCAGATTGCTCTCAGTGATCACCTCAAACAGGTTCGATGGTGGCTTTCATCTTATTTAGCCCATTTTGTTATTGATTACTGGCTGTCTTCGTATTGAGTGTTAAGAGttaaaatgacatgtttctAATTTAGTGGAAGGGCAAACACAAAACTGGAACGTTTTAAAACTTGACACAAGACCATTTATACATTCACAAGTGTGTCCTATTAAAGCTGTAAAACATGCagttatgtctttttttaatttgttttgatttacaAAAAACTCCTTTGTGCCCACATTTCACCATGGCCCTTTCTGGGCCAAGACTGCCAGTACAATCTGTTACTATACagtgatttatgtgtgtgtgtgtgtgtgtgtgtgtgtgtgtgtgtgtgtgtgtgtgtgtgtgtgtgtgtgtgttcagcgaAGGGAGGTGGCTAAGACAGTGTTCTGCCTGGTTCTGGTCTTCGCTCTGTGCTGGCTGCCTCTCCACCTCAGCCGTATCCTGAAGCTCACCATCTACGATGAGAAAGATCCAAACCGCTGCGAACTGCTCAGGTACGGAAGAAAATACATGTCgcacaaaaagaaatactggaGGACAGAATAGACTAGATAATTCAGTAGAAAAATGAATCCCCCTCCAGGAAAGGAGAGGTAGAAGACTAATGTGTCTCTGTAACccttttagtttctttttgGTGTTGGACTACATTGGCATCAACATGGCATCTGTCAACTCCTGCATCAACCCAATCGCCCTCTACATGGTCAGCAAGCGCTTCAAGAACTGCTTCAGGGTAAGACAACGTAACTTAGAAAGAATATGCCACGTGCAATATCTCAAAGTGACAATATctcaaagaaatagtttgacattctgggaactacacatttgctttcttgttgaaaGTTAGGTGAGaggattaataccactctcatttccatatcattaaaaaaaaccctgcttaCGCCTCTAAAGAttgctaattaacatgttacatctcaTTTGTATTATCCCTATCAAAAACTAAAGACAACAGATTGTGGTTGTCCGGGGAGTTATGTCACCGTTTCTTGGCCAGGCGTACTAACtacttatgctaagctaagctaactgactgctggcTCCAGTTCACATTGAATGgatagacatgagagtggtatctgggcaagaaagtgaatatgcatatttttttatttcaaactaTTCCGAGCTACCTTTAAGGCAACAACGAAAACAAAGAAGGAATCGCCTGCTTCTTTCTTTTACCAAGCTTTGAAAACTGTACgttattctctctctcagcctgcgCCTCACAATCTCTCCGACCACTTTTCTTCCTCCCCCAGTCCTGCCTGTGCTGCTGGTGCCTACCGGCGGAGATGCTGATGGATGAGAAGCAGTTGTGCATGAAGCTGAAAGCCACAGAACGAGCCTCCGACCAGAGCAACTCCCGCATGACCAACAAATCTACTACAGCCTGAGGAGGGACCTGGAAGTGTGAAAGGAGGAGAtatgatgacaaaaacaaaaactaaactaaactaaaagctAAAATTGAAGTTGGGACAACTGAATGTGGATACGCGCCCATTATTGCCAACATTATATGAAGTGTCCTCCGACTTTTATCAGACGTGCTTTTGGAAATCAGCCCTCACTGAGATGAAACTCCCTCTAACTTAAAACTCTGAACACTTGCCATTATGGGCCGCAGTCTAAGAAGAAACATACACTTCAAAAGCTGTATTCTTGGATAGAAGTGTGAGACCTGTGAAGCCGACAAATTGGTGTTAATAACACCAAACATCGGGAACCGAGCAAGGGCGAAGTTCAGCACAAGTGTTATGTAAAAATGGGGGGGTGGGATCAAGGGTCGATTAGCAGAGACAGCTCATCAGGCTCGCGGCCTGGATAGTGAATGTTACTTTGGCACTGAGTTCATCATTGTATGGACGACGTGTGCCACCACACACTGCAGTGGCTTGGAAGAGTTTAAACAGTGAATCTAATGCTCTTGTTtgagatttgtttattttgttacatatttcctttaatatgtgtgtgtatgtattgagCATTTATCACTTATTACATTATAGCCTTTAAATGTATTGTCGCTGTCTCTGTCATTCCCCCGCTAGTTATTGAACTACTGATGTTTAGGGGGTCAGATAGTGATTTCAGCTGTGTGACCATTCAGCTATTGTATTATACTGTTTAATATTGGGCCTGTTCTTAAGGCTTCATGTGTTTCGTGACTGTATTTGCGCCACATTATCTAATCCGACTCCTTACCTTAGCTGGTATGACAAGAGGTAGGGGTTTCTTTTTGCAATaaataatatgataaatataataaataagaaacTAGTCAGTTGTGTACTTTTTCAATTTTCTAGCCATTATCTGTTGAGGCACGCAGTCATAATCTTTTATGACTGTTTATCTGCTGTGAAATCCTGGATGTCATGTCATTTCCTGAGTCTAAATTCTGATGATACTGAGATGCAGGTCACTGGCTCTGCTCGACTTAGACACCAGCTTGATCATGTAACAGTAACTCTCAAACAACTGTGTGATCTCTCAAAGTTCGACAGCCAAGAGTCTTGGTGTTACGATTACCCTCTCTTTTGATCAGCACATTAAAAGGAATCACCAAGATCGCCTTTTTCCACTTACGCAACATAGCTAAGATTAGGTCCTTCCTGGCCTTGGCTGGTGTAGAAATCCTAATTCATGCCTTTGTTTCATCTAGATTGGATTACTGCAACGTTTTGTTGTCTGGCCTCCCACGCACTACTACAATTTTAGCTTCTAATTAAGGCAACATTATGCaactattttaccttaaaataacagcttcaaaatcattttgatGGACATCGATGGcgcctctttcattcccactctgCGCTCCTAACGCC from Enoplosus armatus isolate fEnoArm2 chromosome 14, fEnoArm2.hap1, whole genome shotgun sequence includes the following:
- the ednrba gene encoding endothelin receptor Ba, coding for MKTHLLCLKLLFLAGHILVASGQLEPKKQMPPDPLTVTQRLGLVERDVQGPVRPNITMPRRRLPPMCTGPTEIRDTFKYINTVVSCLVFVVGIIGNSTLLRIIYKNKCMRNGPNILIGSLALGDLLHIIIGIPINVYKLLAEDWPFGVTLCKLVPFVQKASVGITVLSLCALSIDRYRAVASWSRIKGIGVPKWMAIEIALIWILSIMLAVPEAIAFDMITMDYKGEHLRICLLHPIQKPGFMRFYKSAKDWWLFSVYFCLPLACTAIFYTLMTCEMLRKKNGVQIALSDHLKQRREVAKTVFCLVLVFALCWLPLHLSRILKLTIYDEKDPNRCELLSFFLVLDYIGINMASVNSCINPIALYMVSKRFKNCFRSCLCCWCLPAEMLMDEKQLCMKLKATERASDQSNSRMTNKSTTA